A window of the Kosakonia sp. BYX6 genome harbors these coding sequences:
- a CDS encoding autotransporter domain-containing protein, which translates to MKKSRISQHGSLLVAITSAQGLLAPYAHAVPTSETISTAVVDGRVISSTFDTLQITNQGSLSYSNGPSLQVSSGGNLALLDNDGTIFGNSSYAITSSGTIGTIDNAGFISNASGYGGIFLDASSTTGTVINSGVIGSPADSLSNGFSFYNYGTLGTLANTATGLMTGRLPVYNAGTINELNNAGTISNASNDGNGIGVIYNSGTINSLNNTGTIAGSTSSSLNSNNVALRNYGTIGTLTNSGTIASGSYAVLSNNTRSVIGTIVNSGLIQAPQAVLLAGLYTDATQSITNSGTIAGNILNYNSSVLNIAGGTDAEGTLTGYADGIGTIQTNNTDVNFNGGALLLNDNIVANTDGTVINSATKLRVNNPLTITGNYHQNAGASLILGVSDAVTANGDTTNDAGYGRLTVSGSAIVDEGSRISLARTGNTYRFATGQRYVVIDAASAGTHYNASTLKYKASGYTGTVKGTEYNDGTRSALVLSLVDAQAVTPVTPTPVTTAPGTTTPVVTPTPVTTTPTAPVQTQHGWATIPSATAALSGLTSYSGISPQLLELYNASLAIDSKAEANRVGESLSSSQNINASAATGAAVSKAMSVVGTHMDSIRNPQTAAASGVSTGDDYSSNWVFWGQPFGGFARQGSTENVSGYNAKFGGLLLGADRAIGDNWRAGAAVNFSNTSVHGKDSLNGNRSTADNYGVIGYAGYTGNPWYLNLSAGLNRQNYESTRQADFTGFSGRAHGKFNGQSVTLQSEVGYPFTLPADVVLTPQASLTYGYQQVDGYKETGGNGMALNVGDSHSQSVLSDIGVRVERSVATRIGNLTPFAQVSWIHQYDDRQMSSTATYAADTIGETQFTTKGATPVKDMAGVAVGSTLYDANNLSLDARYDLQAGERYQAHTFSLRLRKMF; encoded by the coding sequence ATGAAGAAATCACGCATCAGCCAGCATGGATCTTTGCTGGTCGCTATCACCTCTGCGCAAGGATTGCTCGCCCCATACGCTCACGCGGTTCCAACAAGCGAAACAATCAGTACAGCGGTTGTTGATGGACGCGTGATCTCATCCACTTTTGACACCTTGCAAATCACCAACCAGGGTTCGCTGTCCTACAGCAATGGCCCTTCGCTGCAAGTTAGCTCCGGTGGCAATCTTGCCCTGCTGGACAACGACGGCACGATTTTCGGTAACAGCAGTTACGCGATCACCAGCAGCGGCACCATTGGGACTATCGATAACGCCGGGTTTATCAGTAACGCCAGCGGTTACGGCGGCATTTTCCTGGACGCCAGCAGCACCACTGGTACGGTTATCAACAGCGGCGTTATCGGCAGCCCGGCGGACTCCCTATCCAACGGTTTCTCGTTTTACAACTATGGCACACTGGGCACGCTGGCTAACACCGCCACCGGTTTGATGACCGGTCGCCTGCCGGTTTACAACGCCGGCACGATCAATGAGCTGAATAACGCAGGCACCATCTCCAACGCCAGCAATGACGGCAACGGCATTGGCGTTATTTACAACTCCGGTACCATTAACTCGCTGAACAATACCGGTACCATTGCGGGCAGCACCAGCAGTAGCTTAAACAGCAACAACGTGGCACTGCGTAACTACGGAACAATCGGCACGCTGACCAACAGCGGAACGATCGCCAGTGGCTCTTACGCCGTGCTCAGTAATAACACGCGCAGCGTCATTGGTACGATCGTGAACTCCGGTCTGATCCAGGCGCCGCAAGCCGTGTTGCTGGCGGGTCTTTATACCGACGCTACGCAGAGCATTACCAACAGCGGCACCATTGCCGGAAACATTCTTAATTACAACAGCTCCGTGTTGAACATCGCTGGCGGCACCGATGCTGAAGGCACCTTGACCGGTTATGCCGATGGCATAGGGACGATCCAGACCAACAACACCGACGTGAACTTTAACGGCGGCGCATTGCTGCTGAACGACAACATCGTCGCTAACACCGACGGGACAGTCATTAACAGCGCGACGAAGCTGCGCGTAAATAACCCGCTGACCATCACCGGGAATTACCACCAGAACGCAGGTGCTTCGCTGATCCTCGGCGTGAGCGACGCGGTAACCGCCAACGGCGATACCACTAACGATGCCGGCTATGGCCGTTTGACCGTGAGCGGTTCCGCCATCGTTGATGAAGGTTCGCGCATTTCTCTGGCGCGTACCGGTAACACCTATCGCTTCGCCACCGGCCAGCGTTATGTGGTGATCGACGCGGCCAGCGCCGGTACCCATTACAACGCCAGCACGCTGAAATACAAAGCGTCCGGCTACACCGGCACGGTTAAAGGTACCGAATACAACGACGGCACGCGCAGCGCGCTGGTGCTGAGCCTGGTTGATGCTCAAGCGGTAACGCCAGTCACACCGACACCGGTCACCACCGCGCCGGGAACCACGACGCCGGTTGTCACGCCGACGCCTGTAACCACCACACCGACAGCACCGGTGCAAACGCAACACGGTTGGGCAACCATTCCAAGCGCGACCGCCGCACTGAGCGGGTTGACCAGCTACTCGGGGATCTCTCCGCAACTGCTGGAGCTGTACAACGCCTCGCTGGCGATCGACAGCAAAGCGGAAGCGAACCGCGTGGGCGAAAGCCTCTCCTCCAGCCAGAACATCAATGCCAGCGCCGCAACTGGCGCGGCAGTATCGAAGGCGATGAGCGTGGTTGGCACACATATGGACAGCATTCGTAACCCGCAGACCGCCGCCGCAAGCGGTGTCTCTACCGGTGACGACTACAGCAGCAACTGGGTGTTCTGGGGCCAGCCGTTTGGCGGTTTCGCCCGCCAGGGCAGCACGGAAAATGTCAGCGGCTACAACGCGAAATTCGGCGGTCTGTTGCTCGGCGCGGATCGCGCCATCGGCGACAACTGGCGCGCGGGTGCGGCGGTGAACTTCAGTAACACCTCCGTACACGGTAAAGACAGCCTGAACGGTAACCGCTCCACGGCGGATAACTACGGCGTGATTGGTTACGCGGGCTACACCGGCAACCCGTGGTATTTGAACCTCTCCGCAGGTTTGAACCGCCAGAACTACGAGTCTACCCGCCAGGCTGATTTCACCGGCTTCTCGGGTCGTGCACACGGCAAGTTCAACGGCCAGTCTGTGACGCTGCAAAGCGAAGTGGGTTATCCATTCACCCTGCCTGCGGATGTCGTGCTGACCCCACAGGCGAGCCTGACATATGGCTACCAGCAGGTTGATGGCTATAAAGAGACGGGCGGCAACGGCATGGCGCTGAATGTCGGCGATTCCCATAGCCAGTCGGTGCTGAGCGACATCGGCGTGCGCGTCGAGAGAAGTGTCGCGACGCGCATTGGCAACCTGACGCCATTTGCGCAGGTATCGTGGATTCACCAGTACGATGACCGCCAGATGAGCAGCACCGCCACCTACGCGGCCGATACGATTGGCGAAACGCAGTTCACCACCAAAGGCGCCACGCCGGTGAAAGATATGGCTGGCGTCGCCGTGGGCAGCACGCTGTACGATGCCAACAACCTGAGTCTCGACGCCCGCTACGATTTACAGGCAGGCGAGCGTTATCAGGCTCATACTTTCAGTCTGCGCTTACGCAAAATGTTCTGA